The proteins below are encoded in one region of Hordeum vulgare subsp. vulgare chromosome 3H, MorexV3_pseudomolecules_assembly, whole genome shotgun sequence:
- the LOC123445002 gene encoding histone H4 has product MSGRGKGGKGLGKGGAKRHRKVLRDNIQGITKPAIRRLARRGGVKRISGLIYEETRGVLKIFLENVIRDAVTYTEHARRKTVTAMDVVYALKRQGRTLYGFGG; this is encoded by the coding sequence ATGTCGGGTCGCGGCAAGGGCGGCAAGGGGCTCGGCAAGGGCGGCGCGAAGCGCCACCGCAAGGTCCTGCGCGACAACATCCAGGGCATCACCAAGCCGGCGATCCGGAGGCTGGCCCGGAGGGGCGGCGTGAAGCGCATCTCGGGGCTCATCTACGAGGAGACCCGCGGCGTGCTCAAGATCTTCCTCGAGAACGTCATCCGCGACGCCGTCACCTACACCGAGCACGCCCGCCGCAAGACCGTCACCGCCATGGACGTCGTGTACGCGCTCAAGCGCCAGGGCCGCACCCTCTACGGCTTCGGCGGCTGA